The sequence below is a genomic window from Nicotiana tomentosiformis chromosome 6, ASM39032v3, whole genome shotgun sequence.
tcccctggaatcatgatacatcttcgtcgctcctggatgaataaaataacgagaatagtgagatTCTTTTTataacctgctggcgcaaccctaccacattaggaacacataatcgacctcgatatttgaggactctatctcctgtaatctcaaatggtgtattctccttttgaggggatgtatctctgtaatgagctagcacaggatcctcatactggcgtttcttcacttcagttactaaagaggatgttgccgtgtcctgaatagtaatccGGTATCACCTGactccagtaatcgaactccaaaactagctagctgatgaatgtcATGGGATATCCCACTCTTTTCTGGTTGTAAATATGACATGCTActcatagatctacggctgagggagtcggctactacatttgccttccccggatggtataaaatatcaacggcgtagtctttcagtagctccagcCATCTCCTTTGGCATAAATTCATttccttttgattgaagatatattAAAGGCTCTTATGATTCGTATAGATATTAACATAAATGCCATATAAATAGTGtgtccacatctttagtgcatgaatcactgctaactctaaatcgtgggttgAATAATTCTTCTTGTGCTTTCTTAGTTCTCTttaagcataagcaattacttttcatggtcttTCTACCACTTGTTGCTGAATACATGGattatctcattgcccacaaataatggaatttcctgtaactcatatgatctcaaatatcatcttttgatttttttccttcccgttcattagccacgataggtgccactttcttatggagtgcatacaatattttTTTGAGACTATTGTTACAATACCAATTCTttcttatgtcactatgcttaagttgaagccttcttccttattccctcagctagtctttctttgtagtacatAAGAGAGACCCTTCGACttctgtaaagctgcgagcttattacatcgtatacccaaaagaatttttgatgttcttactcgcctataattatccttagttacttatctcCGTGCCCTTGTGCTCataaggttgattctgaactgaaatttttgactgtcttctcagtggcaTCGTATttttttcgtaacacttatacgttacctttaacaaccccaactcttatctgaatatttctcaaggattacgatgtcatcatatttgcgagactgaattccctatgttgggtttcgcTATGTTTATCTTGTACAACCTGCTGATTTGTCGGTACCCTTTTGTTTAGCcatggctaggctcttcctgaatcaactactaactacacgttagtccattATCATATCTATATTTTGTTATATCTCTTGTGGGTTATATCTTTTTTCTTAACTTACCCCGcatactggctccttatgtatccggtgttcatttgcacttatttatcaataacatctagtaatggaacccttactgcctctccccttCGTCACGCTTACATAATGTtatggagtcgtatcatatccgtaggatctgaataaatgcaatctcattcctttcgcctttctactacattcttcctttactattccatagttaacTTAgccacataactccgacttaatactaTATCACACCACCTTCCCCCCTTTaagggagtactaacatttattgctatgaagataaatgtttcacctctttatatttggcgtcttttcacatcttcacatATTCTTACTTGCCTtgtggtaacccttctgtaccagggataactgaatttcttacgcacgaaagtgacacctagtgtaactggcacacttagtcacttaagcttaactctgctcacaatgcttgttttagggaagcgtcttcctgaatgacctttaaagcttatttttctgttgtccattcaattatcgccggaacgtggtctctaaaattctcacgatttcaactattatcaaatcctttggTCCCGAATTCTTGTTCAGTTTATcgtattcactagcccatactaatttctattactccggggtctaaattttccttctggtaatcatgtatgagtcaccaactcatttctcgaaatgggaacctgactttatggcttatactcttttattgtctcaaggcatgtaactttttgtcttttccttcacttgactataaaaTCTGTAGTCCtgtgatattttgatttaccgttatcatccatttatcacatcttacttataatgcttcatttactttcttcttattctcttgctaatatttctgtttatcaccttattatgaaaacttcttcaaaacattctttcacttttagcccccttgattcaactcactAGCTCTTCAGGTCGCCTAACACtttctctttactagggacgggagtcatacaaaggtaaatatttatcccttctatgATTCCAATGCTAATCATTTGAAATTtatgaacattctagtattcatatctgattgtactattctagagtgcaccatctgagtGTCTCGTaaggagaaccattaccacgtttgcaatatccctcagaaatgtgagctaatgataacaatccatccacaattttgggttactctaacccatgTTGGTtgttgatatcccatccttctcttaaattatatatgttagctcccacatGGCATAACTGAAATAGGTGTTGTCAAGTGAAtgtatctttgttattgttgaaagtaactcagaaggcttatatttctctgcctgaattgtaaatacagataattttcactaactgggtacctcgtatccttcttcacctagcttcttttacttgttaaaacttgtatctaccttctgattctctcgttactttttaccataggggtagatagatacTCATGCCTTAGCGCTCCTTATCAAGATGCTCACacgtcgtagtacacacatatctactgaaggccttacatttactcatcataagtgtaatgcaaaatcgagttcctctgactcaactcttccacagccatatttaatctcttaccaactatttttctggatgtagatgtcgttgtataacgaataaaatagaatttaggagtttgaatttcttacaaatgagctctaccacacgatctagagtaagaagaaagagtaacagtcctaaattccatgtagccttctacttataagtgtggtgcacaacatacccataaagaagacactactagacacggcttgtagactccctaggatagaactgctatgataccacttttgtcacgacccaaaccaatgggaaGCGACGGTCACCCGGTACCTttctcaactgagtaccaacgtaacgcatcttttgtatcatactatcataggtaaatgagccagagaggttgtcgtgagataagtagaataaaacatgaggaaatactcaatatagggtgacccaacttgatataccgacttatacatatgacgtactcgcctataaggccataccagtatctgtatacatgacatctgtctacaagcctctaatagtatataaatatcataaaggtcgggacagagccccgccataccaaacaatacatattcaaatcatactgaccaaataggcaactccggagcaagtggagtgcacaaacaccttctgctgagctgatagcctactaggagaactctcaacctgtctatcgggacctacgggcataAAACACAACGTCCCCAGgaaaaaagggatgtcagtacaaataaagtaccgagtatgtaaggcatggcaatagtatataaaagacatgaaagaaacatagagtaaagaactcaacctgaaatcgtgaatagctctgtgaatcatgaaaatttataatgccatgcatgtgcatataaatatcataccatgtataggtatatgcatacataatataatcaagcctctgagggcattccatcatatcatctcagccattgtgggcaaaatcaGCAATGTATGTCagttgatcaagtggtggtgcgtatataacgccataacctttttgcatatcccatatatatataatatacgcgtatataatgccttctggtcatgggtcaatgtacatgtataaatgcatgaaatgcataagaaatacgttaataagatttctcgaatatcataaaatcaatatgcctttcggacaaactttatcaaatacgtatttttctgagacccgtgaatagaggatataataataattcacacggggaatcaagaatatagacacccctagtatttctataaatagagtcatttatgaaagttgcgtattttgctcgtttcgtttgtatcatttggatcatgccaaaagaaagaagggatagccttaacataccttaaatccgttgagtccttaataccttccaagaaattcttcaaacaactcaattcaatataccacatcataaggagattcaaaatcagtactgagtaaaggctaagtccgcaacttaaactagtagctcgtttacgtaaatttgggcagcatctcccctgtaactaggccctcctccaatacaatataccaacaacaacaacaataacaacaacaacaacaacaacaacaacaacaacaacaacaacaacaacacaataataacaacatgtaagcttcattttccaaccttatctccatcacaatataccacaaaactgcccatactccctaatcacttcatacataaaacgacaaccaaagtagtgtcaaacaactaaAAATAATGtaacgacgaatgaccagcccaccattccataattatgtggtgtttctccacatcatttgtcctccaaaactccattaaacagtataaaaatatacagcccaaaggcaacacgaaacatcccacaaaatagtccactacaagtcaaataactcgaactcacggtttccgatcaccgtcccatgagttctaactattaggaaacgaatttatcaacattccttgatatttaaacacttaaatatagAAAGTAcacattttcttaactatgaagtaccttccaaaattcaaactacaaagaaaaagagaagcgatatagcgatacttacgtcgtagagatcgttttaatgttatcgcttcttgattccgtgcccgcgatgataatcttgttgaagctcttgcagagagcttaagagtaaagttagcGGTGTTATTTGGGTGTGTTCTCTGGAAAAATGGAGAAACATACGAgatgggatgtaaatatcccatttttgtaaaagtaaaaaaaatgctACTTGCCACCCtatgattggcccttcttccaacgcttataacttTTTGTCCgtgtgtcgtatgaatgaactgTTAAGTGCATTGAAAACTACATTCCAATaccttcaattttgtatataatatgtcccaaaagacctcatatagaacacaaaatatatttctcaaaaagttctattacatggtaaatccttagtcggtgtttccgcaactttaatccgattttttccaaacttcatattttctatccaaacatcatatatagacatattatgactttaaaatcatttaaatcatgattaacaagtctcatattcattacgtcaccttgggacgcacagggtgtaacagaattggcatggaattgggaagctcaggaagaaacatcatatgattttcttccatactttggtgatgaagaagaaccagagaccGTGGAACCTGTGTAGGATACAACTCCACCTACTTCACCAACCAATGTTGAATCTCCCTCTTCTCAAGAAAGTTTAAATGAATAGGTGCAAAGGACAAGGAGTATTCAGGAGCTCTATGAGGACATAGAaaaagttactaattttgattttttatattgtcttttttgctgatagtgaaccaatgaactttgatAAAGCTGTTACAGATAAAAAGTGGATACAATCCATGTAGGAGGAGATCAAGTCAATAGAGAAGAGcaacacttgggagttaacaactcTTCCCAAGGGTCATCGAACAATTGGAGTTAAATGGGTATACAAGACAAAGAAGAATGCTGATGGAGATGTGAAGAAATACAAGgcacgacttgtggctaaaggctacaggcaaaggcaaggcattgactatgaagaagtctatACATATGTTGCCCGCATGGAGACGATTCGTTTGTTGATCTCTTTGGCGGCGCAAATAaagtggaagatccatcaactagatgtcaagtcagccttcttgaatggctatcttgaagaagaagtctatgttgaacaacTATTAGGCTTCGTGGTCAAAAaccatgaagataaagtgttgaagttgaataatttttatatggattgaagcaagccccacgagcatggaatagttgcatcgacaagtattttcaagacaatggatttactcgttgtctccatgaatatgctTTTTAtcttaaagttcatactaatggaTAGATCTTGcttgtttgtctttatgttgatgatcttatttttacgggtaataacccaagtttgtttgaagcttttaagaaagatatgtcccGTGAATTCGAGATAACAGACGTAGGGCTTATGTCATACTACctgggcctagaagtgaagcagatGAAGGATGTAATTTTCatctctcaagaaagctatacaaaaaaaatattgaagaagTTCAATATACTCGATTGCAGCCCCGTGAACACACCGATGGAGAGACAAAATTGTCTAAGtttgatgaagaagaaaaagtggatcccacatttttcaaaagtcttgtgggaagtttgaggtacttgacttgtaccaggccagatatactctttgcagtTGGAGTAGTAAGCCGCTTCATGGAAGCTCCGACATCCACTTACTTGTAGgtcactagaagaattcttcgttacctaaaaggtgtgattgactttgggctattttattcttcttctagttATTTCAATCTTATgggattttgtgatagtgattatgcgggagatattgatgatagaaaaaacacatttggctttgtatttttcttgggtgattatgttatttcttggagttcaaagaaacaatctattgttactctctcgacttgtgaagctgaatatatagcagcaacatcttgtacatgtcatgctatttggctCAGAAGATTGTTGAATGAGCTCAATTTGCCACAAATTGAAGCTATAGAGATTTTTATTGACAACAAATCCGCACAGTCACTCGCGAAGAATCCGGTATATCATGATCGTAGCAAGCATATAGACACAATGTATCACTTCATCAGATAATGTATTGCCAAGAAAGATATAGAACTCAAATATGTGAAATCTCATGATCAAGCTGCAGATATCTTCACAAAGCCTCTCAAGTTTGAAGATTTTCAGAGGTTGAGATCAAGACTTGGAATGACcaagaaaattcaaaattaaggGGGAGATTTGTGGTGTAAGACCCATCTAAaaggaaataaagaaaagatGGAGAAGGTTGCAAGTTTAGTGGCTGAAAAAAGTTGCCAAGGTGGGAGTGTGACTTCCTCAAAACAAGTTGTAAGCAATTTGTTCAAATTTGATTGGATGAATCCTTCCCTTATAAATATAGCCATTCAGTTTCATCTCAAACACaccaaaaataagagaaaaagtaTTAGAGTTGTGAGAGTAATCCACAAACTATTAAAATAGAATAGGAGTAATATTTTGGTgagatatttaaaataaagagtgttatttcttttgagtcgtAGTAGTCTTTTGACACTACAAAgttataatattatagtggtattaTATTGCTCATCTCGGGTATTATATTTTATCCCGTCAAAAACTTTTGTGtcattgttactctcttgtggtATTTGATTTGCCATGTATATTAGTCATGGGTGGGATTATTATTTTCTTCCAACAGTAAATATCAGTTAGGAGACTAACGGATTTCTCCTTGCAGAAGTGGATCGTCTAGCGATCATTACTCTTTGAGAATCCTCACAAGACGGATGAAATCCCTTGTTTCCACGGCCTAAAAATTCCCTTGATAAATGCAGACAATATCTAACTCTAGCCGTCTCTAGTTTAGTGAAAAGCTTTCCTTTTCAACACCTATAGTAGTGCTTATATAGGCTAGTACTAGAGTTTTAGGAGGAGGACTAGCTAACGAGTTAACGGGCTAATTAGCACCCCTAATGGGTAGGCAATAGCAATTTTCCAGCATATTTATTTCGTACATAGGCTCCATCTTATAATTTTCTCACGTTTCGAATTGGTTGGTGGATATTGATAATAAATCGCAAATTCGCAATAGAGTTATGACGCCATTGATGATCAACATAGTTGATCTCATGATGTTGGTTCACAGTTTCAATCCGAAAGAGAAAGGGAAAATGGTAGCCAAAGAGGGCCAAAATTGAATAAGTCAAGTATTGGGTATTAAAACATACGAAACACAAAATGAATATCTTGCTATCAAGGTTATTTAAGCCGTGAAAACAACATCTTGCATAAAtatagggtaagactgcgtacaatagacccttgtggtccgatcCTTCGCATGACGGTACCTTAGTGCATCGAGATGCTTTTTTGCTAGGCAATTAGCCAATTCTTTTATTCACCTTTTAATCTATTCCTCGGGATTTAAATTGATTTTACTTTGACTTATCTCTATCAAGTTGAAGGTCAGGGTCAGTTATAGACGCCTTGAAAATTATTTAGGTTAGATTGCGGATGATTTAACACAAATGGTACCTTACGTTTGGGGGTTAATTAAGTTTTACATTATCCCGAACACATATAACTTATTTAGTTAGCGAGAATTGAACACTTTTGGTTAACTGATAAAATTCTCGAATCGATCATTCAAAACTAACAGAAATCACACCAGTCACGTGTCTCCCATGTGACAAATACAATTAGGATCTTCTTGCccattctcttcttcttcttttttcctcaTTGTCATATATTTTTGTTAATGacaattttttttcttcatattctaGTGATTTTCTTCTCTGGACTTTCTATTTCGTTGTGGTTGTTTTGAAAGTGAAGGAACATAAAATCTGGGCAGAAGATATCAACTAGGTCTTTTTTTGATGTCATCAATTTGAAAACACATGACAATTCGACTAGTTTTATGGCATGTATATTTTGTTAGTTAAACCAAAATGCTAACGTTTTCGCAAACTTAAAGAATCATATATGTTCAAAAATATAATAGGAATGAAAATACAACTATCTCCAAATTCAAGAGACTATTTGAGTCAAAACTTGCTATGAACTGAATATCAATTAAAGATTATAGCTTGTTCGGTCAAGTTTCTCAAAGTTCAAAAGTATTTATTTTTCTCAACAATAAAAAGGATTAATATCAAGTTGCAAATGATATGGACACTTTCACTGATGGTGATGTACATTTGTTAAATTCAAATTGGCAACTCCACATACAAAGAAAATTATATGGACACTTACACTGATGATGATggaaatatttattaaattatatttGGCAATTCCATCTACAAAGAAAATTATATGGACACTTCCACTGGTGGCTACTTCTGAATATTCAAAGAAAATGAGAGGGGCATGTCTCTTGTGTTAACACGGCCCctttttttttctctcctttCAAGCTGCTCCTGTTGCGCTGCATGTgaaaattttatttatgatacaTTACTAGGAATttgtttttataaaaaataaacaaCGATTTTATGAgaagttattttttttaaaatgtaatGATTATCTTTGTACAAAAAACAATTATGAGGTTATTCTTTAAATGTTCTTTTCTATCTTCTTAAAACCATTTTAAACACAAAAGTTGTTTAATGGCAATAAAACCAATTGCAGCACACAAATATTGGCGGCATTTGAGAAGTTGCCAGGAAAGAATGCTCCTCTTACTGGCAATTCAAAGCATTGGTCAATAAAAGTCGGTAAAAGGGAATTAAAATTTTCCCTCCAATTTATTTCGCGGAAAAGTATTCCCTCTACCGCCGCAGAATAGAGCAAACCTATCTCCCTCATCATCGCTGGCGCCCAACGCCTCTCTCACATCACCAGATAATCTTAGGTTTCCTGCAGAAATTCGTCGTTAATTGTTGATATTTCTCAGATCTAGTGTTGTTTCTGTGTCGAATAGATGAAAATTTCACCAATTCCGAGTCACTGGTGCGCATATCTGCTTGAATTTTTATATTATCGATCTGTAATAAACAGTGGATAGGCGATGTGGGTGTAGCTTTTCGAATTATTGTTCGGTAACAAGCAAAATTTGTCTTCTTTTATTGAGGATAACTGATAGAAACTAAGAGTCTATCAAACTGGTTCTCTATACAGTTCCCACAGTAAGCAACAGACTGTAAAATCAAATAGTATagggaaccaggttctctatctgTTCCCACAGTAAATTGGCAGTAAATAAAGAACGCACGatatttacgtggaaaactcattgctcaagggattaaaaaccacgacatACCCCAGTAGGATTTCAACTCCACTAAATcgagcaaacttcagattacaacctattgcaatCTAGAAATTAAGCTCTTAATCCCTCACCccttacaataactctattgtaagCTCTTTGCAATAACTCTATCACAAGCAACAAACCTtactaactctagtcaagaaactAAACCAAACAGCGATTTAAATCTGTCCTGCAAAGACACTTCTTGAAAGTAGTGTAGGATTAcaaatgaagaacaaaataacaaaGACTCAACAAACCTAAGGACTTAAGATATCTCCAATCTTTGGATCTGGTCCTTGAGGCTGCAGCAACTTTGTTCTTGAGAGAGGTGGTGGCCAGCACTTGAGAGAATATTATCTTTTGATTTGCAAGTGTTGGAAAGATGAAATCCCTTGCCTAATGTTGATAATATGTGTGTGTGATGTTATCAAGGATGATGCAATAAAGTGTCCTTTAGTTTAGTCTTAGCAAGCTACAACTGTGATTCTGTACTGCTGCCAGACGGTACAGTGCAGCAGCCTACCACATGGTACAGTGCAACAGCTTTTACAGCTGTAGAGTTGATTGCACGACGACTAGGGGTGATCCATATATGTTCTCTCTACTGTTCCCTTATCTGATTTCATTGAGAATTGAACCAGACATCTGACTACTTACTGTGAATGCAAAGGAACTAATTGTATCAGGTTCCTTATCCGGTTTTCTCATGaagtttgtcaaatcatcaaaataaaagacgcataacttatcaatttctccctttttgatgataaCAAACTTAGAATTGATATCCCCCTGAAAATCATATCCCCACATTGTTCCCCCTACGAATCATCCATATTTCCCATGAGAACCAGACCAAAGGAACTGATCACAATTGGTTCCTCGAGACTGTTTAgcaaatcatcaaaacacaaaatagcataacttatcaatttttcccttttgatgatgacaaacccaAAATTGCTATTTCTCCTGAGAATCAGATTCCTTACATGTACTGATCACATCTGGTCCTTACCTGGTTCCTTGAGAACGTTTGGAAAATCATCAAAACATGAAACATC
It includes:
- the LOC138894628 gene encoding uncharacterized protein encodes the protein MNLCQRRWLELLKDYAVDILYHPGKANVVADSLSRRSMSSMSYLQPEKSGISHDIHQLASFGVRLLESGATKMYHDSRGIYWWDEMKKDIAEFVAQCLNYQQVKIELQKPCGL